From one Triticum urartu cultivar G1812 chromosome 3, Tu2.1, whole genome shotgun sequence genomic stretch:
- the LOC125549616 gene encoding uncharacterized protein LOC125549616 → MVSWTDSESTDGSAAQYISSDDSPVKIPATIDEPSFEGLADDLNVICEHGNPGRKYVAFEGISTSRRFIACATEGVANCGLVQWIDEHWPEHLQNAIHKLWLMYEHSQHGNRMACLEHASTIHNLTQQKKELQETYEKLVEDVNNLLDYKDSQPEVNQKNDADNISVSVESSMTKDAEIKKLKVVVDQLKQIHVAQATVIRNLKFNHLKEKEKLSSDKRTLDICYADLKKEKDDLKKEKDKLDCCIAELMKVKEKLTMEKSTLASCIVDLKTAGDSNKRKLHQIKAICDDD, encoded by the exons atggtGTCCTGGACCGACAGTGAGAGCACAGACGGCTCCGCCGCGCAGTACATCTCCTCCGATGACTCCCCTGTCAAG ATCCCAGCTACAATTGATGAGCCGTCGTTCGAGGGTCTTGCTGACGACTTGAATGTGATTTGTGAGCATGGGAATCCAGGGAGGAAGTATGTTGCATTTGAGGGGATAAGCACTAGTAGGAGGTTCATTGCTTGTGCCACTGAA GGTGTTGCAAATTGTGGATTAGTGCAGTGGATAGATGAGCATTGGCCAGAGCATCTGCAGAATGCTATTCATAAGCTCTGGCTTATGTATGAGCATAGCCAGCATGGAAACAGGATGGCATGCCTGGAGCATGCAAGCACTATACACAATCTCACACAGCAGAAAAAAGAGTTGCAGGAGACATATGAGAAGCTTGTTGAAGATGTGAACAACCTCTTGGATTATAAGGATAGCCAGCCTGAGGTAAACCAGAAGAATGATGCTGACAACATTTCAGTTAGTGTGGAAAGCAGCATGACAAAGGATGCTGAGATAAAAAAATTAAAGGTTGTTGTTGACCAGTTAAAGCAAATTCATGTAGCTCAAGCCACTGTCATTAGGAATTTGAAGTTCAACCATCTTAAGGAGAAGGAAAAGTTGAGCTCTGATAAGAGGACTTTGGATATTTGCTATGCTGACCTGAAGAAAGAGAAGGATGACCTGAAGAAAGAGAAGGATAAGCTAGATTGTTGCATTGCTGAGCTGATGAAAGTGAAGGAGAAGTTGACCATGGAGAAGAGTACTCTTGCTTCCTGCATTGTTGATCTCAAGACAGCAGGTGATAGCAATAAGAGGAAGCTTCACCAGATTAAGGCTATTTGTGATGATGACTAA